In the Klebsiella aerogenes KCTC 2190 genome, one interval contains:
- a CDS encoding T6SS phospholipase effector Tle1-like catalytic domain-containing protein, with protein MSDTADSTLSALKALIAAFQTGATPVAVKTSTAEAASLPPKFPGPDDKKGEKPADNSVQHKAEYNERGRLPASRTQTEGNYARQYLEGYIGESDHQSDKKTEPGCPASLHISLFFDGTCCNKEGADEVYGSRNPPLTNIGRLYHAANWSGQSPPAEDDGYFSYYFPGCGARFPEIGEEHYSLDGELFANGGEDRINQALLKTYSSICYAVNKTAIKDSELTRYRQSMATVWPFSRLTQKFNRKSALDEFCNKHLGAVVNQWPRQPTRLHIQRSQRRIAKIKLFVYGYCRGAATARAFARGLESLLDDAKMPLDATNMLPAGTVVPGGPTLLGIPISIEFMGLLDTVSAVGVPHILPSATGHLGWAANSLRLPTTKGFLKSCYHFVAGHEQHGDLPLDSIRGPDGKYPAGAVEVVYPGMHADVGGDCKPTELGKVQTDAASLLSKVVLHDMYAAAFDAGAPLSVPEEVMPGGAKEKTYRIMQGDVLKQFKISAQAIALFNAWQQAGAQQAGAKTETPAVNEAEVVAIAVAQGRDPVAALKAAHDKADGDKAKAAAAAKPSENGPLGKLPDPVYVPLKAKALEVMLADQLSWITAWRTERFASPQYADKYYQRKPFYQQALNEQTGALPSVAAPAESEGPREVPFIDKDRLDRAAWGYDFAHTGIVALLDIIPTTQASG; from the coding sequence ATGTCCGACACCGCAGACTCCACGTTGAGTGCCCTGAAGGCGCTTATTGCGGCCTTCCAGACCGGCGCCACTCCGGTCGCGGTCAAAACCTCCACCGCAGAAGCGGCCAGTTTACCGCCGAAGTTTCCCGGGCCGGATGATAAAAAGGGAGAAAAGCCTGCCGATAACTCTGTGCAGCACAAAGCCGAATACAACGAGCGCGGCCGCCTGCCGGCGAGCAGAACACAGACCGAAGGTAACTACGCCAGGCAGTACCTGGAGGGATATATCGGGGAGTCCGATCATCAATCGGATAAAAAGACGGAACCGGGCTGCCCGGCCAGCCTGCATATCAGCCTGTTCTTCGACGGTACCTGCTGTAATAAAGAGGGGGCTGATGAGGTCTACGGGTCACGTAACCCGCCGCTGACCAATATCGGCCGGCTCTATCATGCCGCGAACTGGAGTGGCCAGTCACCGCCAGCTGAAGATGACGGTTACTTCAGTTACTACTTTCCCGGCTGTGGGGCGCGCTTTCCGGAGATTGGCGAAGAGCACTACTCGCTGGACGGCGAACTGTTTGCCAACGGCGGTGAGGACCGTATCAATCAGGCACTGCTAAAAACCTACAGCAGCATCTGCTATGCGGTGAACAAAACCGCGATCAAAGACAGCGAACTGACCAGATATCGGCAAAGTATGGCCACCGTCTGGCCCTTCTCGCGGCTGACCCAGAAGTTCAACCGTAAAAGCGCGCTCGATGAGTTCTGCAACAAGCATCTGGGTGCCGTGGTCAATCAGTGGCCGCGGCAGCCCACGCGGCTGCATATCCAGCGCTCGCAGCGGCGCATCGCCAAAATCAAGCTGTTCGTCTACGGCTACTGCCGGGGGGCCGCCACCGCCCGCGCCTTCGCCCGCGGGCTGGAGTCGCTGCTTGATGATGCAAAAATGCCGCTCGATGCGACAAATATGCTGCCGGCGGGAACGGTGGTGCCCGGCGGTCCGACCCTGCTGGGTATCCCCATCAGTATCGAGTTTATGGGGCTGCTGGATACGGTCTCTGCGGTTGGCGTGCCGCATATCCTGCCGTCGGCCACCGGGCATCTGGGCTGGGCGGCCAACAGCCTGCGGCTGCCGACCACCAAAGGCTTCTTAAAAAGCTGCTACCACTTTGTCGCCGGCCACGAGCAGCACGGCGACCTGCCGCTGGACTCTATCCGCGGGCCGGACGGTAAATACCCGGCCGGGGCGGTGGAGGTGGTCTACCCCGGGATGCATGCCGATGTCGGCGGTGACTGTAAACCCACCGAACTCGGTAAGGTACAGACCGATGCCGCCAGCCTGCTGTCAAAGGTTGTGCTGCACGATATGTATGCCGCCGCCTTTGATGCCGGGGCGCCGCTGAGCGTACCTGAGGAGGTGATGCCTGGCGGGGCTAAAGAGAAAACCTATCGGATAATGCAAGGTGACGTATTAAAACAATTCAAAATCTCCGCCCAGGCGATCGCCCTGTTTAACGCCTGGCAGCAGGCCGGGGCGCAGCAGGCGGGGGCGAAGACCGAAACGCCGGCCGTCAATGAGGCGGAGGTGGTGGCCATCGCCGTGGCCCAGGGCCGGGATCCGGTTGCCGCGCTGAAGGCGGCTCACGACAAGGCGGATGGCGATAAGGCGAAAGCCGCCGCCGCCGCGAAGCCGTCGGAGAACGGTCCGCTGGGCAAGCTGCCGGATCCGGTGTATGTGCCGCTGAAGGCCAAAGCGCTGGAGGTAATGCTGGCGGACCAGCTGAGCTGGATCACCGCCTGGCGCACCGAGCGCTTTGCCAGCCCGCAATACGCCGATAAGTATTATCAGCGTAAGCCTTTTTATCAGCAGGCGCTGAATGAGCAGACCGGCGCGCTGCCGTCGGTGGCGGCGCCCGCGGAAAGCGAAGGGCCGCGAGAAGTGCCGTTTATCGATAAGGATCGGCTGGACCGCGCGGCGTGGGGCTATGACTTTGCCCATACCGGTATCGTGGCGCTGCTGGATATTATTCCCACCACGCAAGCCAGCGGGTAA
- a CDS encoding DUF3304 domain-containing protein: MIKHIRILPGGLAALAAVLLCLLTACRDHSRDGMSGADINVLNHGPDAIVSLQVNGYGGPRANPYGGGGGFCCVMVPDVWRPGLTAKITWTSDPNSWMKSSDMSNDYETHYQRHGPITVPIEHWEKGQACGFEVHIFPCDKVRIIRSCHDRSSPAYPIQRAPDEDEKAKKILLDHVKENIVCPTPQTPR; the protein is encoded by the coding sequence ATGATAAAGCATATCCGTATTTTGCCCGGCGGGCTGGCGGCGCTGGCCGCCGTTTTGCTCTGCCTGCTGACGGCCTGCCGCGATCACAGTCGCGACGGGATGAGCGGCGCTGATATAAACGTCTTAAACCACGGTCCGGATGCCATTGTCTCGTTGCAGGTGAACGGCTACGGCGGACCAAGGGCGAATCCCTATGGCGGCGGCGGCGGCTTCTGCTGCGTGATGGTGCCAGATGTCTGGCGCCCGGGATTAACGGCAAAAATCACCTGGACCTCCGATCCTAATTCATGGATGAAATCGAGTGATATGTCGAACGATTATGAAACTCACTATCAGCGTCATGGACCGATTACCGTCCCCATTGAGCACTGGGAGAAGGGACAGGCCTGTGGTTTTGAAGTGCATATTTTCCCGTGCGACAAGGTAAGAATTATACGCTCCTGTCACGATCGCTCATCTCCGGCATATCCGATACAGCGTGCGCCTGATGAGGATGAAAAAGCGAAAAAAATATTACTCGACCATGTTAAGGAGAACATTGTATGCCCGACACCGCAGACTCCACGCTGA
- a CDS encoding T6SS phospholipase effector Tle1-like catalytic domain-containing protein, with protein sequence MSDTAESTLNALKALIAAFQTGATPVAVKTSTAEAASLPPKFPGPDDKKGKTLADNSTQQKTEYNERGRLPASRTQTEGNYARQYLEGYVKESHHQSDKKTEPGCPASLHISLFFDGTCCNEEGADEVYGSRNPPLTNIGRLYHAADWTTQTSPAEADGYFSYYFPGCGARFPEIGEEHYSLDGELFANGGEDRINQALLKTYSSICYAVNKTAIKDSELTRYRQSMATVWPFSRLTQKFNRKSALEKFCDDHLGGVVNQWPRQPTRLYIQRSQRRIAKIKLFVYGYCRGAATARAFARGLESLLDDAKMPLDATNMLPAGTVVPAGPTLLSIPISIEFMGLLDTVSAVGVPHILPSATGHLGWAANSLRLPTTKGFLKSCHHFVAGHEQHGDLPLDSIRGPDGKYPAGAVEVVYPGMHADVGGDCKPTELGKVQTDAASLLSKIVLHDMYAAAFDAGAPLSVPEEVLPGGAKGKKYRVMQGDVADQFKISAQAITLFNACSRRRRPRKAKGREKCRLSIRIVWIVRRGAMTLSIPVSWRCWILFPPRKPAGKNNY encoded by the coding sequence ATGTCCGACACCGCAGAGTCCACGCTGAATGCCCTGAAGGCGCTTATTGCCGCCTTTCAGACCGGCGCCACCCCGGTCGCGGTCAAAACCTCCACCGCGGAAGCGGCCAGCCTACCGCCAAAGTTTCCCGGGCCGGATGATAAAAAGGGGAAAACGTTAGCGGATAACTCCACGCAGCAGAAAACCGAATACAACGAGCGCGGTCGCCTGCCGGCGAGCAGAACGCAGACCGAAGGCAACTACGCCAGGCAGTACCTGGAGGGGTATGTTAAAGAGTCCCATCATCAATCGGACAAAAAAACGGAACCGGGCTGCCCCGCCAGCCTGCATATCAGCCTGTTCTTTGACGGTACCTGTTGTAATGAAGAGGGAGCCGATGAGGTATATGGTTCGCGTAATCCGCCGCTGACCAATATTGGCCGCCTTTACCATGCAGCCGACTGGACAACTCAGACATCGCCTGCGGAAGCGGACGGTTACTTCAGCTACTACTTTCCCGGTTGCGGAGCGCGCTTTCCGGAGATTGGCGAAGAGCACTACTCGCTGGACGGCGAGCTGTTTGCCAACGGCGGTGAGGACCGTATCAACCAGGCGCTGCTTAAAACCTACAGCAGCATCTGCTATGCGGTGAACAAAACCGCGATCAAAGACAGCGAACTGACCAGATATCGGCAAAGTATGGCCACCGTCTGGCCCTTCTCGCGGCTGACCCAGAAGTTCAACCGTAAAAGTGCGCTTGAAAAATTCTGCGACGACCATCTGGGCGGCGTGGTCAACCAGTGGCCGCGGCAGCCGACGCGGCTGTATATCCAGCGCTCGCAGCGGCGCATCGCCAAAATCAAGCTCTTTGTCTACGGCTACTGCCGGGGGGCCGCCACCGCCCGCGCCTTCGCCCGAGGGCTGGAGTCGCTGCTCGATGACGCTAAAATGCCGCTTGATGCGACAAATATGCTGCCGGCGGGGACGGTGGTTCCGGCCGGCCCGACTCTGCTGAGTATCCCCATCAGTATCGAGTTTATGGGGCTGCTGGATACGGTCTCCGCGGTTGGCGTGCCGCATATCCTGCCGTCGGCCACCGGTCATCTGGGCTGGGCGGCCAACAGCCTGCGGTTGCCGACCACCAAAGGCTTCTTAAAAAGCTGCCACCACTTTGTCGCCGGCCACGAGCAGCATGGCGACCTGCCGCTGGACTCTATTCGCGGTCCGGACGGTAAATACCCGGCCGGGGCGGTGGAGGTGGTCTATCCCGGGATGCATGCCGATGTCGGCGGTGACTGTAAACCCACCGAACTCGGCAAAGTGCAGACCGATGCCGCCAGCCTGCTGTCAAAGATTGTGCTGCACGATATGTATGCCGCCGCCTTCGATGCCGGGGCGCCGCTGAGCGTACCCGAGGAGGTATTGCCCGGCGGCGCCAAAGGTAAAAAATATCGGGTAATGCAAGGGGATGTCGCAGATCAATTCAAAATCTCCGCCCAGGCGATCACCCTGTTTAACGCCTGCAGCAGGCGGCGGCGCCCGCGGAAAGCAAAGGGCCGCGAGAAGTGCCGTTTATCGATAAGGATCGTCTGGATCGTGCGGCGTGGGGCTATGACTTTATCCATACCGGTATCGTGGCGCTGCTGGATATTATTCCCACCACGCAAACCAGCGGGTAAAAATAATTATTGA
- a CDS encoding PAAR domain-containing protein, translating into MKPIIRQGDTLREHGGTVIGGHYLCFGKGIACKGDQVSCNEHGLTVIAEGSSLYEVDGSPVALDGHHCACGCTLVSSRPDCEVAL; encoded by the coding sequence TTGAAACCCATTATTCGGCAGGGTGATACCTTGCGTGAGCATGGCGGTACGGTGATCGGCGGCCATTATCTCTGTTTTGGTAAAGGCATCGCCTGCAAAGGCGACCAGGTGAGCTGCAATGAACATGGCCTGACGGTCATAGCCGAAGGAAGCTCGCTGTATGAAGTGGATGGTTCTCCGGTGGCTCTTGACGGGCATCATTGCGCCTGCGGCTGTACGCTGGTGAGTTCACGCCCTGATTGCGAAGTCGCGCTATGA
- a CDS encoding DUF3304 domain-containing protein, translating into MIKHIRILPGGLMVLAAVLLCLLTACRDHSRDGMSGADINVYNHGPDDIVSVQVNGYGGPRANPYGGGGGFCCVMVPDVWRPGLTAKITWTSDPNAWMKSSEMPDDYETHYQKHGPITVPIERWEKGQACGFDVHIFPCDKVRIVRSCIPPGQPGYPVPQSPPDWKQRAQKILIQHIKEEVVCPTPQTPR; encoded by the coding sequence ATGATAAAACATATCCGTATTTTGCCCGGCGGACTGATGGTGCTGGCCGCCGTTTTGCTCTGCCTGCTGACGGCCTGTCGCGACCACAGTCGCGACGGCATGAGCGGCGCTGACATAAATGTCTATAACCACGGCCCGGATGACATTGTTTCGGTGCAGGTAAACGGTTACGGGGGCCCCAGGGCTAATCCCTACGGCGGCGGCGGCGGCTTCTGTTGCGTGATGGTGCCAGATGTCTGGCGGCCGGGACTGACGGCAAAAATCACCTGGACTTCCGATCCTAATGCCTGGATGAAATCGAGTGAGATGCCGGACGACTATGAAACTCACTATCAGAAACATGGGCCGATTACTGTCCCTATCGAACGTTGGGAGAAGGGGCAGGCCTGCGGATTTGATGTGCATATTTTCCCCTGCGATAAAGTGCGGATAGTGCGTTCCTGCATCCCGCCGGGACAGCCGGGATATCCGGTTCCCCAGTCGCCGCCAGACTGGAAGCAAAGAGCTCAGAAAATACTTATCCAACATATCAAGGAGGAAGTTGTATGTCCGACGCCGCAGACTCCACGTTAA
- a CDS encoding DUF4123 domain-containing protein codes for MALMNQEWISKLEQFARKLALRDVYLIADQGVLDNPLLDGLNRLSPPVQWFSLYQGQPEEPLLEMAPLLMRLEPACWQHRQWIADLIAAFSYKPGLLIFLSPLSFSTLAAHLRNLADGAWEDRSGLVRYYDTRMFPLLMQHVLTEEQKAWFLEPVYLWSYRDRDDKICWLEGECSPVQATIPEAIKINFSDEQMMKLDVAIDAQQFTVSEKFSTFFTTQEDKFNTLWQLGWQAHQQNFIGDLASWFESHFEE; via the coding sequence ATGGCGTTAATGAATCAGGAATGGATTAGCAAGCTGGAACAATTTGCGCGAAAGCTCGCGCTGCGCGACGTCTATCTCATTGCCGATCAAGGCGTTTTAGACAACCCGTTATTGGATGGCTTAAATAGACTTTCTCCTCCGGTGCAGTGGTTCTCACTCTATCAGGGGCAACCGGAAGAGCCGCTGCTGGAGATGGCGCCTTTATTGATGCGGCTTGAGCCAGCTTGCTGGCAGCATCGTCAATGGATTGCCGATCTGATCGCCGCATTTTCCTACAAGCCGGGTCTGCTGATCTTTCTCTCACCGCTAAGTTTTTCAACGCTCGCCGCCCACCTGCGCAACCTGGCCGACGGCGCATGGGAAGACCGTTCTGGCCTGGTGCGCTATTACGATACCCGTATGTTCCCGTTGCTGATGCAGCATGTGCTCACCGAAGAACAAAAAGCATGGTTTTTAGAACCGGTTTATCTCTGGAGCTACCGCGATAGAGACGACAAGATCTGCTGGCTGGAAGGCGAGTGCTCGCCTGTTCAGGCAACGATCCCGGAGGCGATCAAGATTAATTTCAGCGATGAGCAAATGATGAAACTGGATGTCGCTATCGATGCCCAGCAATTTACGGTTTCTGAAAAATTCAGCACCTTTTTTACGACTCAGGAGGACAAATTTAATACCCTTTGGCAGCTCGGCTGGCAGGCGCATCAGCAGAATTTTATCGGTGATTTAGCGTCCTGGTTCGAAAGTCACTTTGAGGAATGA
- a CDS encoding DUF3304 domain-containing protein, with protein MIKHIRILPGGLAVLAAALLCLLTACRDHSRDGMSGADINVYNHGPDAIVSMQVNGYGGPRANPYGGGGGFCCVMVPDVWRPGLTAKITWTSDPNSWMKSSNMPDNYSQYYQRHGPITVPIERWEEEQACGFDVHIFPCDKVRIVRSCHMRDSPEYPVQPEPDEEKKADSVIFKHIKEEVVCPTPQSPR; from the coding sequence ATGATAAAGCATATCCGTATTTTACCCGGCGGACTGGCGGTGTTGGCCGCCGCTTTGCTCTGCCTGCTGACGGCCTGCCGCGATCACAGTCGCGACGGCATGAGCGGCGCTGATATAAATGTCTATAACCACGGTCCGGATGCCATTGTTTCGATGCAGGTGAACGGTTACGGCGGGCCAAGAGCTAATCCCTACGGCGGCGGCGGCGGCTTCTGCTGCGTCATGGTGCCTGATGTCTGGCGCCCAGGGCTGACGGCAAAAATCACCTGGACCTCCGACCCTAACTCCTGGATGAAATCCAGCAATATGCCTGACAATTATTCGCAATACTATCAGCGCCATGGACCAATTACCGTGCCGATTGAGCGCTGGGAGGAGGAGCAGGCCTGCGGTTTCGACGTGCATATTTTCCCCTGCGATAAGGTGCGGATAGTCCGTTCCTGTCATATGCGTGATTCCCCTGAATACCCAGTACAACCTGAACCTGACGAAGAAAAAAAAGCAGATAGCGTTATTTTCAAACATATTAAGGAGGAAGTTGTATGTCCGACACCGCAGAGTCCACGCTGA
- a CDS encoding DUF3304 domain-containing protein: protein MIKHIRIFPGGLTVLAAVFLCLLTACRDHSRDGMSAADIAVLNHGPDAIVSVEVNGYGGPRANSYGGGGGFCCVMVPDVWRPGLTAKITWTSDPNSWMKSSEMPDDYETHYQRHGPITVPIERWEEDQACGFDIHIFPCDKVRIVRSCYGRAAPEYPIQPDPDGNKKAQNILYNHVKENIVCPTPQTPR, encoded by the coding sequence ATGATAAAGCATATCCGTATTTTTCCCGGCGGGCTGACGGTGCTGGCCGCCGTTTTTCTCTGCCTGCTGACGGCCTGTCGCGATCACAGTCGCGACGGCATGAGCGCCGCCGACATAGCTGTCTTAAACCACGGCCCGGACGCTATCGTTTCGGTGGAGGTCAACGGCTACGGCGGGCCAAGAGCGAACTCCTACGGCGGCGGCGGCGGCTTCTGCTGCGTGATGGTGCCAGATGTCTGGCGTCCGGGCCTGACGGCAAAAATCACCTGGACCTCTGACCCTAACTCCTGGATGAAATCCAGTGAGATGCCGGATGATTATGAAACTCACTATCAGCGCCATGGGCCGATCACGGTGCCTATTGAACGCTGGGAGGAGGATCAGGCCTGCGGCTTTGATATCCATATTTTCCCCTGCGATAAAGTGCGGATAGTGCGTTCCTGCTATGGTCGAGCGGCCCCTGAATACCCAATACAGCCTGACCCTGACGGAAATAAAAAAGCACAAAATATACTTTATAATCACGTTAAGGAGAACATCGTATGTCCGACACCGCAGACTCCACGTTGA
- a CDS encoding type VI secretion system Vgr family protein — translation MSDIKPLLFNHSHHLLQVHGCNSLLDVLCFEGEENLSEPFRYTIEFTSSDKAITPQQMLLQNASLTLQAPVDQGFGIKIQQPVRVLQGVITSFERLSIAKEETRYALTLQPRLALLSKSHQNRIYQDMSAPQIVEHILRTRHQMRGEDFVFQLAHEYPQREQVMQYGEDDLTFISRLLGEVGIWFRFTADTRLNIDVAEFYDDQQHYETGLLLPSVAPSGQHDGGNESVWDLQSRHHVVERSVFTRDYNYRNAPEDMNLNVNVSRGDSTTYGEAYHWADNYLTPGNRFQHTPDPESGAFYARIRHERYLNQQTRLNGETNCAALAPGQQLKVSGGEEVTDVWRQGVAIAAIHCRARRDRSFVMTFQAIPCVETYCFRPAVISKPRMAGTLPARVTSTKINDLYGHIDRDGRYRVNLLFDRDRWQPGEESLWVRQARPYAGETFGLHLPLLAGTEVAIAFEQGDPDRPYIAGALHDSTHQDHVTLYNYKRNVLRTPANNKIRLDDTRGKEHVKVSTEYGGKSQLNLGHLVDHQNTPRGEGFELRTDSYGAIRGGKGIFITADEQLKAMGATVEMDPASQLLGSAVVQLNDWQEIARTHYNTPPDVSTLKQFVGKAVNLASPVLLMSAPKGIGIVTAETTLLQSGKGLYLQSASDIALASGNRLSVNSKNAISLLSHREGMRMVSVKGPLEIESHGDTLALTSLKEITVQSTQGHLQLTAKNGITLGCGGGYIRLTPQGEIHLHSPSLLSFKGTHKMQGPAGETFPLPDLPTSICKDCLIRAQELAQAFVPRAA, via the coding sequence ATGAGTGACATAAAGCCTCTGTTGTTCAACCACAGCCATCATCTGTTACAGGTGCATGGTTGTAACTCGTTGCTGGATGTTCTGTGCTTTGAAGGTGAGGAAAACTTAAGTGAGCCTTTCCGCTATACCATTGAATTTACCAGCAGCGATAAAGCTATCACCCCGCAGCAGATGTTGCTGCAAAACGCCTCGCTGACCTTGCAGGCGCCGGTTGACCAGGGATTTGGCATTAAGATCCAGCAGCCGGTGCGCGTTCTTCAGGGAGTGATCACCTCTTTTGAACGGCTTTCCATCGCAAAAGAGGAAACGCGCTACGCCTTGACGTTACAGCCGCGTCTGGCGCTACTGTCGAAGAGTCATCAGAACCGTATTTATCAGGATATGTCGGCACCGCAGATTGTGGAGCACATTCTCAGAACCCGTCACCAGATGCGCGGGGAAGATTTTGTCTTTCAACTGGCGCATGAATACCCGCAGCGTGAACAGGTGATGCAGTACGGCGAGGACGATCTGACCTTTATCTCCCGCCTGTTGGGTGAAGTGGGGATCTGGTTTCGCTTTACCGCCGATACCCGGCTGAATATTGATGTGGCGGAGTTCTACGATGACCAGCAACACTACGAGACGGGACTGTTGTTGCCTTCGGTCGCTCCCTCCGGGCAGCATGACGGCGGGAACGAATCGGTGTGGGATTTACAGAGCCGACACCACGTGGTTGAGCGTTCGGTGTTTACTCGTGACTATAACTACCGTAACGCGCCAGAGGATATGAATCTCAACGTCAATGTCAGCCGTGGCGATAGTACCACCTACGGTGAAGCCTATCACTGGGCGGACAACTATCTGACGCCGGGTAATCGCTTCCAGCATACTCCGGACCCGGAGAGCGGGGCCTTTTATGCCCGTATTCGTCATGAGCGTTATCTCAACCAGCAGACGCGGCTGAATGGGGAAACCAACTGCGCGGCGCTGGCTCCCGGCCAGCAGCTAAAAGTGAGCGGCGGCGAAGAGGTGACGGACGTCTGGCGACAGGGGGTGGCGATCGCTGCGATTCACTGCCGCGCCCGTCGCGACCGCAGCTTCGTCATGACGTTTCAGGCTATTCCCTGCGTAGAGACTTACTGCTTTCGCCCAGCGGTCATCAGCAAACCCAGAATGGCCGGGACGCTGCCGGCGCGCGTCACCAGCACCAAAATCAACGATCTCTATGGCCATATCGATCGCGACGGACGTTATCGGGTGAACTTATTGTTCGATCGCGATCGCTGGCAGCCGGGTGAGGAAAGCCTGTGGGTGCGCCAGGCGCGCCCTTACGCCGGTGAAACCTTTGGCCTGCATCTGCCGTTGTTAGCGGGCACCGAAGTGGCGATCGCTTTTGAGCAGGGGGATCCCGATAGGCCCTATATTGCCGGCGCGCTGCACGACTCCACGCACCAGGACCACGTGACGCTCTACAACTACAAGCGTAACGTGCTGCGCACGCCGGCGAACAACAAGATTCGCCTCGATGATACACGGGGTAAAGAGCACGTTAAGGTCAGCACCGAATATGGCGGCAAGAGCCAGCTCAACCTCGGTCATCTGGTGGATCATCAGAACACGCCGCGCGGTGAGGGATTTGAGTTACGCACCGACAGCTACGGCGCGATCCGCGGCGGGAAGGGAATATTTATTACCGCCGATGAACAGCTGAAAGCGATGGGCGCGACCGTGGAAATGGATCCCGCGAGTCAATTGCTCGGCAGTGCCGTTGTTCAGCTCAACGACTGGCAGGAGATAGCCCGCACCCACTACAACACCCCGCCGGATGTCAGCACGTTAAAGCAGTTCGTCGGCAAAGCCGTCAATCTGGCGAGCCCCGTCCTGCTGATGAGCGCGCCGAAAGGCATCGGCATCGTGACGGCGGAAACGACGCTGCTACAGAGTGGTAAAGGGTTGTACCTGCAAAGCGCCAGCGATATTGCGCTGGCCAGCGGCAACCGGCTATCGGTGAATAGCAAAAACGCAATCTCGCTGCTTTCTCACCGCGAAGGGATGCGTATGGTATCGGTGAAAGGACCGCTGGAAATAGAGTCGCACGGCGACACACTGGCGCTCACTTCACTGAAGGAAATTACCGTTCAGTCAACGCAGGGACATCTGCAGCTTACCGCCAAAAATGGCATCACCCTGGGCTGCGGCGGCGGCTACATCCGCCTGACGCCGCAGGGAGAAATCCATCTTCACAGCCCGAGTCTGCTCAGTTTTAAAGGCACGCATAAGATGCAGGGGCCGGCCGGCGAGACGTTTCCGCTTCCCGATCTTCCCACATCGATATGTAAAGACTGCCTGATTCGTGCGCAAGAACTGGCTCAGGCTTTTGTGCCCCGCGCCGCCTGA